One Phoenix dactylifera cultivar Barhee BC4 chromosome 14, palm_55x_up_171113_PBpolish2nd_filt_p, whole genome shotgun sequence DNA window includes the following coding sequences:
- the LOC103706517 gene encoding uncharacterized protein At3g27210-like — translation MGSCVSACKEDHSDSAMRFPLGVGSKATERGISGRASAGELSSKSKPAEFGGKEETFFDSHAWLDSDGEDDFLSVSGDFTPARGSTPNSQISTPGTPRQNKASSDNTFRDKKSEPLPTDRKQKLVDLLQENQQGEQVGTEQYAINGKLKTNGKPENCNVDADQIPRSRNRNPYQSGTNSACSSDLTSVRDMKHHREETAKSQQYCLPTLFQSLGFSNKRRRRRKKKKKKSPAC, via the exons ATGGGCTCCTGCGTCTCCGCCTGCAAAGAAGACCATTCGGATTCTGCCATGAGGTTTCCACTCGGAGTTGGCTCCAAGGCCACGGAGAGGGGTATCAGTGGGAGGGCCTCGGCAGGGGAACTGAGTTCCAAGAGCAAGCCGGCGGAATTCG GCGGTAAAGAGGAAACCTTCTTCGACTCACATGCATGGTTAGATTCTGACGGCGAAGATGATTTTCTCAGTGTTAGTGGAG ATTTCACTCCTGCACGAGGCAGTACTCCAAACTCTCAGATCAGCACCCCTGGGACACCACGACAGAATAAGGCCTCCTCCGACAACACATTTCGTGACAAGAAATCTGAACCTTTGCCAACTGATAGGAAACAGAAACTTGTTGACCTTCTCCAGGAGAACCAGCAAGGTGAACAGGTGGGGACTGAGCAATATGCAATCAATGGCAAGCTCAAAACAAATGGAAAACCAGAAAATTGCAATGTTGATGCTGATCAGATTCCAAGATCACGGAATAGAAATCCCTATCAGTCTGGAACTAATTCTGCTTGCAGTAGTGACTTGACTTCAGTTAGAGATATGAAACACCACAGAGAGGAAACGGCGAAGTCTCAACAGTATTGCCTGCCAACCTTATTTCAGAGTCTTGGATTCAGCaacaagaggaggaggaggaggaagaagaagaagaagaagagccctGCATGCTGA